From Microbacterium sp. YJN-G, a single genomic window includes:
- a CDS encoding NAD(P)/FAD-dependent oxidoreductase — translation MLNGEVSFWWQQIGRPAARPALPGDIDVDVAIVGAGYTGLWAAYYLRKHDPSVRVAVIEARFAGFGASGRNGGWLTNTVTGGRERYGRDGGIRQQAALNDAVDEVIRVADAEGIDADIAKGGELNVAYTPAQLGRMRRFAAAEADWPGADLTELSPDETRERVGVANPLGAVWHPHCARVHPAKLVRGLAEAVERAGATIYENTRALSIEQGRVETDRGVVRAAHVLRATEGFTANLRGEHRTWLPMNSSLIVTDPLPAHAWDEIGWTHADTLGDMAHVYTYAQRTADGRIAFGGRGVPYSYGSHVDTDGRTQERTVAALTELLHRAFPASSGAPIAHAWSGVLGVPRDWAASVGHDRATGLGWAGGYVGTGVTATNLAGRTLADLVLGRDTDLVHLPWVGHRVRRWEIEPLRWLAVKAIYTAYGLADRQEAGGRATTSPIARLADLVSGH, via the coding sequence ATGCTCAACGGCGAGGTGTCCTTCTGGTGGCAGCAGATCGGCAGGCCGGCGGCCCGCCCGGCCCTGCCGGGCGACATCGACGTCGATGTCGCCATCGTCGGCGCCGGATACACCGGCCTGTGGGCCGCGTACTACCTGCGAAAGCATGACCCGTCGGTGCGCGTCGCGGTGATCGAGGCGCGGTTTGCCGGCTTCGGGGCATCCGGTCGCAACGGCGGCTGGCTGACCAACACCGTCACCGGCGGCCGCGAACGGTACGGCCGCGACGGCGGCATCCGGCAGCAGGCGGCGCTGAACGACGCGGTCGACGAGGTGATCCGGGTGGCGGATGCCGAGGGCATCGACGCCGACATCGCCAAGGGCGGCGAGCTGAACGTCGCCTACACGCCCGCCCAGCTCGGGCGGATGCGCCGGTTCGCGGCGGCCGAGGCCGACTGGCCGGGCGCCGACCTCACCGAGTTGTCGCCGGACGAGACCCGGGAACGGGTCGGCGTCGCGAATCCGCTGGGTGCCGTATGGCATCCGCACTGCGCGCGCGTGCACCCCGCCAAGCTCGTGCGCGGCCTCGCTGAGGCTGTCGAGCGGGCCGGCGCGACCATCTACGAGAACACCCGGGCGCTGTCGATCGAGCAGGGCAGGGTCGAGACCGACCGGGGCGTCGTGCGTGCGGCGCACGTGCTGCGGGCGACCGAGGGGTTCACGGCGAACCTGCGCGGCGAGCACCGCACCTGGCTGCCGATGAACTCCTCGCTGATCGTCACCGATCCGCTGCCCGCGCACGCCTGGGACGAGATCGGCTGGACGCACGCCGACACCCTCGGCGACATGGCGCACGTGTACACCTACGCGCAACGCACCGCCGACGGCCGCATCGCCTTCGGCGGACGCGGGGTGCCCTACAGCTACGGCTCGCACGTCGACACCGACGGCCGCACCCAGGAGCGCACGGTCGCCGCGCTCACCGAACTGCTGCACCGGGCCTTCCCGGCATCCTCCGGCGCCCCGATCGCGCATGCGTGGTCGGGTGTGCTCGGGGTGCCGCGCGACTGGGCGGCATCCGTCGGTCACGATCGCGCGACCGGCCTCGGCTGGGCGGGCGGCTACGTCGGCACCGGCGTGACCGCCACCAACCTCGCCGGCCGCACCCTCGCCGATCTCGTACTCGGCCGCGACACCGACCTCGTGCACCTGCCGTGGGTGGGCCACCGGGTGCGGCGCTGGGAGATCGAGCCGCTGCGCTGGCTCGCGGTCAAGGCGATCTACACCGCCTACGGTCTCGCCGACCGGCAGGAAGCGGGTGGGCGGGCGACGACGTCGCCGATCGCCCGGCTCGCCGACCTCGTCTCCGGGCACTGA
- a CDS encoding gamma-aminobutyraldehyde dehydrogenase: protein MTAVLQNIIDGRPTASDGELLDLIDPSTGEVYGQAPISTAAEVDAAFAAASRAFPAWRDATPAQRQLALFRLADALAEHAEEFADLESRDTGKPRATLVSDEIEQSVDQLRFFAGAARELNGRAAAEYAEGFTSYVRREPIGVVAQVTPWNYPLNMAIWKIGPALAAGNTIVLKPSETTPSTTVRLAELAAGILPAGVFNVVLGDRTTGALLTEHPVPQLVAITGSVRAGQAVAESASKQLKRVHLELGGKAPAVIFADADLQRAARGIAEAAFFNAGQDCTAATRVLVHSSVHDEFVRTLVAHVEAEIRTGAPDSGAFYGPLNNPAQLERVAGFVERLPEHARVETGGRRQGETGCFFEPTVVTGVRQDDEVVQNEVFGPVLTVQPFETENEAVELANGVPYALAASTWTTEHATAMRMTRALDFGCVWVNAHIPFVSDMPHGGFKQSGYGKDLSVYGFEDYTRLKHVMSSLE, encoded by the coding sequence ATGACGGCCGTGCTGCAGAACATCATCGACGGCCGGCCCACGGCATCCGACGGTGAGCTGCTCGACCTCATCGACCCGTCGACCGGCGAGGTCTACGGGCAGGCGCCGATCTCGACGGCCGCCGAGGTCGATGCCGCGTTCGCCGCGGCATCCCGCGCGTTCCCGGCCTGGCGCGACGCGACCCCGGCGCAGCGCCAGCTGGCGCTGTTCCGCCTCGCCGATGCGCTGGCCGAGCACGCCGAGGAGTTCGCCGATCTCGAATCGCGTGACACCGGCAAGCCACGCGCGACGCTGGTCTCCGACGAGATCGAGCAGTCCGTCGACCAGCTGCGGTTCTTCGCGGGGGCCGCGCGCGAGCTGAACGGCCGTGCGGCGGCGGAGTACGCCGAGGGCTTCACCTCGTACGTGCGCCGCGAGCCGATCGGCGTCGTCGCGCAGGTGACGCCATGGAACTATCCGCTGAACATGGCGATCTGGAAGATCGGCCCGGCGCTGGCCGCGGGCAACACGATCGTGCTCAAGCCCAGCGAGACCACCCCGTCGACGACGGTGCGGCTCGCAGAGCTGGCCGCCGGGATCCTGCCGGCGGGCGTGTTCAACGTGGTGCTCGGCGACCGCACCACCGGCGCTCTTCTGACCGAGCATCCGGTGCCCCAGCTGGTGGCGATCACCGGCTCGGTGCGCGCGGGCCAGGCGGTGGCCGAGTCGGCGTCGAAGCAGCTCAAGCGCGTGCATCTCGAACTCGGCGGCAAGGCGCCGGCGGTGATCTTCGCGGATGCCGACCTGCAGCGTGCCGCACGCGGCATCGCCGAGGCGGCGTTCTTCAACGCCGGGCAGGACTGCACCGCGGCGACCCGGGTGCTCGTGCACTCCTCGGTGCACGACGAGTTCGTGCGCACCCTCGTCGCGCACGTCGAGGCCGAGATCCGCACCGGCGCGCCCGACTCGGGCGCGTTCTACGGCCCGCTGAACAACCCCGCCCAGCTCGAGCGCGTGGCGGGGTTCGTCGAACGACTGCCGGAACACGCGCGGGTCGAGACCGGCGGACGGCGCCAGGGCGAGACCGGATGCTTCTTCGAGCCGACCGTCGTGACGGGCGTCCGCCAGGACGATGAGGTCGTGCAGAACGAGGTGTTCGGCCCGGTGCTCACGGTGCAGCCGTTCGAGACGGAGAACGAGGCGGTGGAGCTCGCCAACGGGGTGCCGTACGCACTGGCCGCCTCGACCTGGACGACCGAGCACGCCACCGCGATGCGGATGACCCGTGCGCTGGACTTCGGGTGCGTCTGGGTGAACGCGCACATCCCCTTCGTGTCGGACATGCCGCACGGCGGGTTCAAGCAGTCCGGGTACGGCAAGGATCTGTCGGTCTACGGGTTCGAGGACTACACGCGCCTCAAGCATGTGATGTCGAGCCTGGAGTAG
- a CDS encoding aspartate aminotransferase family protein — translation MTDTLTSTAVDLSADAAVRADDRGHVFHSWSAQALIDPLPIAGGEGATFWDYAGNSYLDFSSQLVNLNLGHQHPDLVEAIQRQAGRLATIQPAMANDVRGELARRISEVSPDGFSKVFFTNGGADANENAVRMARAYTGRRKVLSMYRSYHGSTSTAITLTGDPRRWANEPGDGSVAHFFGPYPYRSPFHSTSPEQETARALEHLEQTIVLEGASTIAAIIIESIVGTNGVLVPPSGYLAGVRELCDRYGIVYIADEVMVGFGRVGEWFAFQAFDVVPDLITFAKGVNSGYVPLGGVVISDRIAAHFDTVPFPGGLTYSGHPLACAAGVATFEVFERDGILERVRDLGTRVVEPRLREIARRHRSVGEVRGMGLFWAIELVRDRTTREPLVPFNASGAAAAPVAAVAAACKKAGVWPFTHFNRLHVAPPLVISEEELVRGLDAIDNALHVADEHAS, via the coding sequence ATGACCGACACGCTCACCTCCACCGCCGTCGATCTCTCCGCCGACGCCGCCGTGCGCGCCGACGACCGCGGGCACGTCTTCCACTCCTGGAGCGCGCAGGCGCTCATCGACCCGCTGCCGATCGCCGGCGGCGAGGGCGCGACGTTCTGGGACTATGCCGGCAACAGCTACCTCGACTTCTCGAGTCAGCTGGTGAATCTGAACCTCGGGCACCAGCATCCCGACCTCGTCGAGGCGATCCAGCGGCAGGCCGGGCGCCTGGCGACCATCCAGCCGGCGATGGCCAACGATGTGCGCGGCGAACTCGCCCGGCGCATCAGCGAGGTCTCCCCCGACGGCTTCTCGAAGGTGTTCTTCACCAACGGCGGCGCGGATGCCAACGAGAACGCCGTGCGCATGGCACGCGCCTACACCGGCCGCCGCAAGGTGCTGTCGATGTACCGCAGCTACCACGGCAGCACCTCGACCGCCATCACCCTGACCGGCGACCCGCGGCGCTGGGCGAACGAGCCCGGAGACGGCTCGGTGGCGCACTTCTTCGGCCCCTACCCGTACCGCTCGCCGTTCCACTCCACCTCTCCCGAGCAGGAGACCGCCCGCGCGCTCGAGCATCTCGAGCAGACGATCGTGCTCGAGGGTGCGTCGACGATCGCCGCGATCATCATCGAGTCGATCGTGGGCACCAACGGCGTGCTCGTCCCGCCGTCCGGTTACCTCGCCGGGGTGCGCGAGCTGTGCGACCGGTACGGCATCGTGTACATCGCCGACGAGGTGATGGTCGGCTTCGGCCGGGTCGGCGAGTGGTTCGCCTTCCAGGCGTTCGACGTCGTGCCCGACCTGATCACCTTCGCCAAGGGCGTGAACTCCGGCTACGTGCCCCTGGGCGGCGTGGTCATCTCCGACCGCATCGCCGCGCACTTCGACACCGTGCCCTTCCCGGGCGGGCTCACCTATTCGGGGCACCCGCTGGCGTGCGCCGCGGGCGTGGCGACCTTCGAGGTGTTCGAGCGCGACGGCATCCTCGAGCGCGTCCGCGACCTCGGCACCCGCGTGGTCGAGCCGCGGCTGCGTGAGATCGCCCGCCGCCACCGGTCGGTGGGCGAGGTGCGTGGCATGGGGCTGTTCTGGGCGATCGAGCTGGTGCGCGACCGCACCACCCGCGAGCCGCTCGTGCCGTTCAACGCCTCGGGCGCCGCAGCGGCACCCGTCGCCGCCGTCGCCGCGGCGTGCAAGAAGGCCGGCGTCTGGCCGTTCACACACTTCAACCGCCTGCACGTTGCCCCTCCCCTGGTGATCTCCGAGGAAGAGCTGGTGCGTGGGCTGGATGCCATCGACAACGCCCTGCACGTGGCCGACGAGCACGCATCATGA